In Gracilibacillus salitolerans, the sequence TCATATTTTTCTCCACTCAATACTACAGGATCCTCTGTTAAATAAAGCATTTCCACAACTTCTTTCATATCTTTATTAAACAATCCTAGAAATGAGATAAGCCTTTTTTTTACTGTAAATACCTTTCTCTTAAATGATTCTGTTTCTCTTGTTAGTTCAATGATTTCTTTTCCAGCTATAACATCGGTAGCAGGGATATTCCAATATTGTCCATAAGCATCCGGATTTTGCGCTAATCTAACAATCGCCTTTGCACCATCTAGTGTGTAGATATATTCGCGTTTTACCTTTTGATCTCCAATAAACATCGCAGTTTTATCCTGAATCACAGATGTAAAAAAGTAATAGATAACATCTACTCCGTTGATAAAGTTTCTCAAATGCTATAAACACTGTCGAAAACCGATAAATTAAAATAGTTTCATTTACCTATTAAAACTATGGAGGAAATCACTATTCAAATGGCGAAATATACATATCTATGAGCAATATATAATGGTTTTGTAATGGTTTGTATAGTATTTTTTTATTACACTTGCTAATTTTAATTGAAATGGAGTTGTTCGTTATTGAATTTATTGTCATGACACAAATTATAATATCTATAATTGCTTTTGTTGCCACCATTACTTTTTATTATAAGTATACAAAATTGAAGGACTATAAGAAGGAATCTCGTACTTCAACTGATTCTGGAATATTTGAAGATAACACACGACATAATTTCCGAATCAACCTTCATCATCAACCATGTTTAATTACCCTCACACACCTAGAAAACTCTCAACTATCTCAAATAAAAAACAAACAATTTTATGGCTATGTGGATAATATCAGCACTAGCGGTTTAAAGTTTTTATGCAATTTTAATTTTCCGGTAAAAGATCGCGTTATGATTAAATTAAATATTACCATCAAATCGTACTCTTTCACTTTAACGGGAGAGATTATCCGAAAAGAAGAGCATAACCAAAATAAACAAATAGCGTATGGCGTCCACTTTAATAAAATGTCAGAAAAAGAAAGAATTCGTAGCACTAAAGTATTAAATGAAGTGATAGTGGAAAAAAAGAAAAAATCAAATATGGTTGAAATCCGTTAAGACTTCTAAACTCATATAGCCTGAAAAGGAGTTACCGTTTTATAACGGTAACTCCTCTTTAATACTACTACTTATGCAATGTCGTATCCTTGTTCCTCTACTGCTTCATGCATTGCTTCGATCGATACGTCTGTTTCATCATAAGAAACATCTACTGTTCCTTCTTCTAAATTCACTTCCGCTTTGCTGACACCAGCTAATTCTAGTAATGCTCCCTCTACAGATGCTTTACAATGACCACATGTCATCCCTTGTACTTTTAGTATTGTTTGAGCCATTTATACCTCTCCTTTTCATTTATATCATTTCTTATATTTTTACTCTCTTCAATCGAAGAGAATTTGTCACCACACTTACAGAACTAAATGCCATTGCTGCACCAGCAATCCAAGGTGCTAATAATCCAGCAGCCGCAATCGGTATACCAGCGCTATTATAGGCAAATGCCCAGAATAGGTTTTGGCGAATATTACGAATGGTTGCATGACTTAGTTTAATAGCTTTTGGAATCAATAGCAATTCGCCACCTAATATCGTTACATCAGCTGCTTCAATAGCCACTTCTGTACCAGTTCCAATTGCGATTCCGATATCTGAAATGGCTAATGCAGGTGCATCATTAATACCATCACCTACCATTGCAACAGTTTTACCTTGTAACTGAACTTCTTTTACTTTTTCCGCTTTTTGTTCTGGCAATACTTCTGCAAAAACTTGATCAATACCAACTTGATTTGCAATTGCTTGAGCAGTCGTTTGATTATCACCAGTTAGCATGATCACTTCTAAACCTTGTGCTTTTAATTGCTGGACTGCCTCAGTAGCAGAAGGTTTTATTGTATCTGCAACAGCGATTACACCATTAAGTTTTCCATCAACGGCAATTAACATGGCAGTTTTTCCCTGTTGTTCATAACTATTTAATAATTCTTCCTTTTCGCTTGTAGCAATACCGTTATCTTGAAGTAACTTCCGATTACCAACTATAAGAATTTTTCCATTCACTTTTACTATGATACCATGCCCAGGTATTGCTTCGAATGCTTCAACTTTATCTAATTGGAGTTGTTTCTCTTCAGCATACGTAACAATTGCTTCTGCTAAAGGATGTTCGGAACCCTTTTCTGCACTGGCAAGCAATTGCAAAGTATCCTCATCTCCACTAAAATCCGTCACTTCCGGTTTTCCTTTTGTTAATGTACCTGTTTTGTCAAAGATAATTGCATCAAGCTGATGAGTCTTTTCCAGGTGCTCCCCACCTTTAAAAAGAATACCTGATTCTGCTGCTTTTCCTGTTCCAACCATGATCGAGGTCGGCGTAGCGAGTCCTAATGCACATGGACAAGCGATCACTAACACCGCTATTGTAGCTACTAACGATGTTTCTATATTTCCTGGTGATACAAGTGTAATCCAAATGAGAAAAGTGATGATCGCAATGCCTACCACTATCTGCACGAAGTAACCCGAAATAACATCAGCCAAACGTTGGATTGGTGCTTTTGAACCTTGAGCGTCCTCTACAACTTTAATAATCGATGCTAATGCAGTATCTTTCCCCACCTTGGTCGCTTCCATTGTTATCGAACCATTTTTATTCATCGTTGACCCGATAACGGTATCTTCGGTTGTTTTCTCAATCGGAATCGACTCCCCTGTTATCATTGATTCATCTACTGCAGTCTGACCGTCAATGACTATACCATCGACAGGTATTTTTTCACCAGGTTTTACAATTAATTGCTCACCAACTTCTACTTGTTCGATTGGAATCATTACTTCTTCGTTGTCACGAATCACTCTTGCTTCTTTTGCTTGTAAATGAAGTAATTTCGAAATCGCCATGGTGGTTTTACTTTTGGCAGCAACTTCTAAATATTTGCCAAAAAGGATCAGTGTTATGATTACAGCACTTGTCTCAAAATATAAATGAGGCATGCTACTCATAAGCATTTCATAAACACTATAAAAGTAAGCAGCACTAGTGCCTAAAGCAACTAATACATCCATGTTCGCTGTTTTGTTTCTTAGGTTCTTATAAGCGCCTCGGTAGAACTGCCAACCAATAATGAATTGAACAGGTGTAGCCAATGCAAATTGGAACCATGGATTCATGAATATACCAGGTATACTTACATTAAACAAATGTACGAGCATTGTTGCGAAAAGCGGCAAAGTCAATATAACGGAAATAATTAGCTTTTGCTTCATTTTTTGAAGTTGTTTTTCTTTTTGTGAATCTTGTTCTTGATTATCAGCCTTTCGTTTTGCATCATACCCAAGTTTCTGTATACGACTAATCATATCTGCTTCTTCAACAAAAGAAGGATTGTATTCAACAGAAGCACTCTCTGTCGCCAGATTAACCGTCGCTTTCTGAATCCCGGCTTGTTTGTTTAATACTTTTTCAATTCGATTCGAACAAGCGGCACATGTCATCCCATACACATCAAAATCGATCCGTTCTGTCTGAACCCCGTACCCTAACTTTTCGATTTTGGCTTGAACGTCCTCCACTTTTACATTTTCCGGATCAAAAGAAACACTTGCTTTTTCTGTTGTTAAATTAACTTGTGCATCGACACCTTCCATTTTGTTCAGTACTTTTTCAATTCGATTCGAGCAGGCAGCACATGTCATTCCTGTAATGCCTAATGTTACTTTTTTGTTGTCACTCATTTATAAGTACCCCCTTTATTTGGAGAATTGTTTCATCACTTCCATCAGCTCTTCAATTGTTTCATCTCCATCCCCTGAGAGAATAGCGTCACTGACACAATGTTTGATATGTCTCTCAGTTATGGAATAACCTACTTTTTTTAGTGCAGCATTAATGGCACTTATTTGCACGAGGACATCTACACAATAACGGTCTTCTTCAATCATTTTTTGTATACCTCGAACTTGGCCTTCTATACGTTTTAAACGATTAACAGTTGCTTGAATTTCAGCTTTCGATCGTGGTTTACTTGGATGTTGGTGCAGGGAATCTTTCAAAATAATCACATCCTTTCGATATCTTTAATTATACTATACCCCCCTTACGTATATTAAGTCAACAAATTTGTTTTGAAAATTTAGCTTATCGCCAATCCCTTATAACGAAACCCTAGTCCTACGTATACTTAGCTTAATATCTTCAAAATTTTTCTCATTGATTTCCATTATGCTGCTCAGGCTTTACTTTTTCACAATAAAAAAAGAATGTACATTATTTTGTACATCCTAAACAGGTTCTATTAATGTTTTATCATTATTAATCGGGTTATTTACTTTTTTGGAAACAGGGTAGGCTTTCATCAAAGAAGAATCTAGCGGTACGAGGAGACTTTTTAAGAATGGTTTATCAACAATTGTTGAATCGATCCAGTTATCCTGATCTTTACCTTGTAAAATAACAGGCATTCGATCATGTATCGATTGCATTAGGTTGTTTGGTTTCGTTGTTAAAATCGTACATGTGACGAGCTCTTGGTCTCCCTTTTTCCACCGATCCCACAATCCTGCAAATGTAAATAAGCGACCATCGTTAATAGTAATTCGATATGGTTGCTTATCTCCCTCTTTTCGTTTCCATTCATAAAAACTATCTGCCACAATTAAACATCTTCTACGCGACAATAATCGCTTGAAGGATGGCTTTTCATCAACTGTTTCACTTCTGGCATTAATCATCTTGTTTCCTATTTTTGGGTCTTCAGCCCAGCTTGGTACTAAGCCCCATTGAAGATATCCGCCTTTCCTCCCTTCTTCGGTTCCTACAATAGAAAGCACTTGTTGCGTAGGTGCTATATTATAACTCGGTTCAATTTCCGTTAATGCAATACCCAACTCACTTTCGAGCACCTCTATTGATGTATCTAAGGTAAACCTACCACACATTTTGATCACCTCTTTTGAAAAATGGGTCATTACCCCTGCACAAATTGTTTCTCAAGCATTTCCTGGGAAATACTATTAAAGTTATTATACTATTTTTGATGGCAATTATTAATTTTTACTGTTCAGTTAGGTATTAATGCTCAAATAAGAAAATTAATGTTTAATCATACTCACAACGGTTAGAGAATAACTAGAAATGATCATACAAAGAAAGGTGCGTGTAACACTTAATGAATATCAATAAAGAAATCAAAAAATTAGAAAATGTTTATTTAGAAAAACCTCAACGTGTATTTAGTATGTATTTAAACACAGATCCAGCCGATCCTGAACAACAAGGTGGCAAATGGAAGCTGCATTTGAAAAATGGTTTGAATAGCTTTGAAAATTATTTGCAGAAAGACGGAGATAGTGATGAACAGCGAAATTATTGTGCCGTAAAAGAAATGGTTGAAAAGTATATGCATGAGAATGAACAAACTTTGGCCAAAAGCGTAGTCATATTTGCAACAGGCGATCAATCGATTTGGTTTGCTGAGAAATTTCAAATGCCTGTTGAAACAGAATTTAGTTGGGAAGAAACGCCAAAATTAGATCAGATTAAAGAAATGCTTCACCAGTTCCCGGAAACAGGCATTATCCTTACACAGAAAGAATCTATCAAAATATTGGACACCGAACTCGGAAACTTAAAAGATACTAGATTGTATGAATTAGACCTTGATACTGAAGATTGGCGTGAACATACCGGACCACATCGAGCTCAGCCATCAATGGGATCTGGCGGAAAAAATACTAAACAAGAACAATATGAAGCACGTTTTGAAGCAAACCGTTTTCGTTGGTATAAAAGTATTGCTACGACTCTTGACAAATTAGCTAAAGATAAAGGCTGGAAAAAGATTATAATAGTTGGTCATAAAGAAGAAGCGGAAGATCTGTCTGAGAATATGAATAAAGAAATAGCTAAAGTGGTTCCTAAGAACATGTTAGAACATGAAAAAAAGAAAGTAATCAATGAGGCTGTTTTCAGCTAAAAAATCGAGCTACTATAGCTCGATTTTTTTTGCTTGCAAAACCTAAGCGGAAGCAGATTTTCTCTTTTTTCTAATGGAGTAAATCAGTAAACTAATTATTAAAACGAATTGAGCAACAATTACAAGTGCATCCCAGAAGTATGGATTGCCGGATGGATTCATTAAGTGTGGTAGTGTATTTACCATTAAGTAAATCGTTTGGGGAATAAAATATATAATGAATAAACACATCGTTAATAAGACGCCTATGAAGGAAAATACACCATACAATTTAACTATTTTTTCTTCCTCTTCAAAAATAGTGGTGGTATTATCCACCTTGATAAATGGCACCCATTTTGCCAAGTGATTTTTTCCGTTCTCCATTAAATTGTAACATCCTGTTATATTTTCAAATAGATAATATAAATCTGTTTTCATATAAAAGCAGCATTGATATATTGTTTTAACAAATATATCAAGAACCACTAAGGATAATATTCCATTAATAACGAAATGATCAATAGATACTGACAATTTGACTATTAACACGGTAATTAGAATAAGCTGGTCAATGAACATACCACCTAAAAACAAACGATTCCTTTGTTTGGAGGGGAGCTTCCAAGCAGCCGTTAAGTCCGTTTCGGCAACGACCAAAAACAAACGATTCCCTATTTGAACATTTGCCGGTAAATCGAAGGATCTTATAGCTAAAATATGACCAAATTCATGCAAAATGATTAAAATTAATGATAACATCATATAAGTCAAAATGTTGAATACCATGGAATCGAATATAAATATGTCTGTATAAGTTGGTAACAAATCAGTGTAGAAAGCAAAGATACCGAAATTGGCTATAATAAGGATAATGAATAATGGGATGGTCAACCGATTAAAAAGTAATGCGGCGAAAGTAGGTGAAATGCTAGTAAAACCTGTTGTTGATTGATCCTTTGTATAAGTGATTATTTCCTTGCCGTCGACCTCTTTTACAAGTCCTAAATCGATTAACTGTTGTAGAAAATCTAATAAATCAACCTCTTCTTCTTTGTAATTTTCAATCAATTGTTCTTCAATAGTTGCCAATGATTCACGATTATTAATTTTCTTGATTGCCTCTATGCAAATTTCCGGCATTTCAAAAAATTCACCAGTTTCCTCTTTTTCAACGATATAATGTGTCTTGTCTTTTCTGATTTTTAAAGGTTGTAAAATCACTTTAGATTCTAGGTTCAGTTCTATTGTTGTCACCTCCTGTATATAGCTTCTAAAAGAAAAGAGGATGCTATTAAACTAGCATCCCATCAAAACTACCAACCATCACCTTATGCATAAATGCACCACCAACAACTAGTAGCATGTAATTTGTTTAATTTTTTCACCTTCATGGTTATACCCCCTCTCTTTGTATACTTCATTTATCTGGTAATTCATGATACCTGTTATGATATTCCACCCATTTAGGAAAGACCTTTTGGAAAATGGTAATTAAATCAGGATCAAATTGTGTTCCACTTTCGTTTATTATAATCTCATAAGCCTTTTCTATGGGTAGTGCAGCACGATAAGACCTTGAAGAAGTTATTGCATCAAACGCATCTGCAATTGATATCACCCTTGCCAGATAGTCAATTTGGTTCTCTTTTAAACCATCTGGATAACCTTTACCATCCCATCTTTCATGGTGATGCTTTATCACATTAATATTTTCTGCAATTCCCTCAACCTCTGCAATAGCTTGTGCCCCTACAGAAGGATGTGTTTTAATTATCTCAAATTCTTTATCCGTTAGCTTACCTGGTTTTGTTAGAATCGAATCAGGTATATGTATTTTCCCTATATCATGGAGTAAACAGGAATAATAGAAACCCTTCAATTCTTCCTCATTAAACTTGCCGGTAGCCTTCGCTAACGACTTTGCATAATCTGCAACCCTTTCACTATGGCCTCGAGTATATGGATCCTTTAATTCTAACGTTGTGATAACACCCTTTACAATCCCCTCCATCTGCTTGTCATAAGAACTTTGAATAGCTCTGACATAGCCAAGGAAACGATATAAAAGAATACAAGCGACAATGGACAATACGCTAACTAGAACCAAAGGTATTACCACAATTTCATCTGATAAAATTAATCCTATTATTAGGTATTTGAAAATTGTACCTAACGACACTAAATAAAAGAAACGTTTGCTAACAAATATCGGTGAAAACATGATCATTATTAGTTCAATGATATTTCCACTTGCATATGATTGTTCACTTCCATAATAAATGAGAGTATCTAAAATAATTTCTGAAAATGTTACTGTGACAAAAAATATATATTTGATTGGAGATGGTTTTCCTTTTTTTAGATAATAATAGACAATAGGTAGTAGTGCAAAAACGACAATATACTTGATGTAAGGCAAGTTACTCTGATCCGCACCTGACTCATATTGCCATGGCACTGATGGTAATACGAAATAATAAACTATTTCAAATCCAAAGTAAATAACGTAAATCAACCACAAAAACCATACCGTTGTTCTTTTTTCTTCATGTAATAGATTTGCATATCTATGTGTAGTTTTCATTTCTATATCCTTTCTAAACATATTATACTATATAAAGAACAACATTTCTACAATTTTCCTGTGCTATTTTAAATAAATTTATATATTCTGTTTAAAGTATAAGCTATTTGTCGAGACCTGTAAATAAATCCAATATTTATTAAGTCTTTCATCATATTACTATAGTAACACAAGAGATTGTTTCATATATTTTTATGTAAAAAAATATCACAAACGAATCATATTTTTAGTGTTTCTACTATAAAATACTTTATAGAATGTAAGGAGGCAGTCAAATGAAGGAAGAATTTATGAAATATGCTTTAGAAATTGCTTATGAGAATATAGTAAATAATAATGGTGGCCCCTTTGGTGCTGTGATTGTTAAAGAGGGTAAGGTGGTAGGTAAAGGAACCAATGTAGTCACAACGACTAATGATCCTTCTGCACATGCGGAAATCTGTGCCATACGAGATGCTTGTCAAAACCTGAATGATTACCAACTAACAAATTGTGAAATTTATACAAGCTGTGAACCATGTCCGATGTGTCTAGGTGCGATTTATTGGGCTCGTCCTAAAGCAGTTTATTATTTTAATACAAGAGAAGAAGCTGCTAAAGTTGGATTTGATGATCAATATATATATGATCAAATCGCTTTGAATGTCGAAGAAAGAAATTTAATAATGAAGAAACTAGATCTTAGTAGTGATAAATTACCTTTCCCATTATGGGAAGAAACTACGGATAAAGTAGAATACTAGAAAAAGGATGAGTTGAATCTTCAACTCATCCTTTTTGCTTGGTTAATGTAAAGAAAATAATAGCCCCGATAAGAGAGTTAATAAAAAGTACTGCTCCCATTGGAACAGCAGTTGTTTCATCCAACCCTACAATTGGAGCAACTATTGCCCCCATGAGCAAAGGCAGCATACCTAGTAATGCACTCGCTGTCCCCGCACGTTCTTTTTGTTTCTCCATAGCAAGTGAAAAACTGCTAGTTAAGATAATCCCAACTGCATTTAAATGAATAAATAATGGAATAACTAGCATATATAGCGGCCAATGGAAAACTGTCGCTAATAATAATATCGTGTTTGCTGATAGAGACATAATAACACCTGTTCTCAGCAAACTTCTTTCTGAAAAATGGCTACTCAGTCGACCGACCAGAAAACTACCAAAAATAATCGCCACTCCATTGATACCAAAAAGAATACTAAATACTTGAGGTGACACATGATATAGCTCCTGATACACGAATGGTGTTCCTGCTACATAAGCAAATGTTCCGCCTTGAACAAAACAAACAACAATCGCATACCCAATAAATGACCGGTCTTTCAATAAATATGCCATTGTTTTTAATGAATTCGTAATAGAACCTGGTCTTCGATTTTGTTCTGGTAAAGTTTCCGGCAACTTGAATGCACTAATTGTTACCATCACAATACCTAGTAGAAATAAAAAGATAAAAATAGTATGCCAAGTTGCAAAAGGTAATAATAATACAGCACCACCTGAAATTGGAGCAATCATTGGTGCTGTTGCATTAATAACCATTAGCAAAG encodes:
- a CDS encoding Rossmann-fold NAD(P)-binding domain-containing protein — its product is MRNFINGVDVIYYFFTSVIQDKTAMFIGDQKVKREYIYTLDGAKAIVRLAQNPDAYGQYWNIPATDVIAGKEIIELTRETESFKRKVFTVKKRLISFLGLFNKDMKEVVEMLYLTEDPVVLSGEKYEKYIGTLPRTPYRQGIKQTLSYYKRDNR
- a CDS encoding PilZ domain-containing protein, yielding MTQIIISIIAFVATITFYYKYTKLKDYKKESRTSTDSGIFEDNTRHNFRINLHHQPCLITLTHLENSQLSQIKNKQFYGYVDNISTSGLKFLCNFNFPVKDRVMIKLNITIKSYSFTLTGEIIRKEEHNQNKQIAYGVHFNKMSEKERIRSTKVLNEVIVEKKKKSNMVEIR
- the copZ gene encoding copper chaperone CopZ, translating into MAQTILKVQGMTCGHCKASVEGALLELAGVSKAEVNLEEGTVDVSYDETDVSIEAMHEAVEEQGYDIA
- a CDS encoding heavy metal translocating P-type ATPase; this translates as MSDNKKVTLGITGMTCAACSNRIEKVLNKMEGVDAQVNLTTEKASVSFDPENVKVEDVQAKIEKLGYGVQTERIDFDVYGMTCAACSNRIEKVLNKQAGIQKATVNLATESASVEYNPSFVEEADMISRIQKLGYDAKRKADNQEQDSQKEKQLQKMKQKLIISVILTLPLFATMLVHLFNVSIPGIFMNPWFQFALATPVQFIIGWQFYRGAYKNLRNKTANMDVLVALGTSAAYFYSVYEMLMSSMPHLYFETSAVIITLILFGKYLEVAAKSKTTMAISKLLHLQAKEARVIRDNEEVMIPIEQVEVGEQLIVKPGEKIPVDGIVIDGQTAVDESMITGESIPIEKTTEDTVIGSTMNKNGSITMEATKVGKDTALASIIKVVEDAQGSKAPIQRLADVISGYFVQIVVGIAIITFLIWITLVSPGNIETSLVATIAVLVIACPCALGLATPTSIMVGTGKAAESGILFKGGEHLEKTHQLDAIIFDKTGTLTKGKPEVTDFSGDEDTLQLLASAEKGSEHPLAEAIVTYAEEKQLQLDKVEAFEAIPGHGIIVKVNGKILIVGNRKLLQDNGIATSEKEELLNSYEQQGKTAMLIAVDGKLNGVIAVADTIKPSATEAVQQLKAQGLEVIMLTGDNQTTAQAIANQVGIDQVFAEVLPEQKAEKVKEVQLQGKTVAMVGDGINDAPALAISDIGIAIGTGTEVAIEAADVTILGGELLLIPKAIKLSHATIRNIRQNLFWAFAYNSAGIPIAAAGLLAPWIAGAAMAFSSVSVVTNSLRLKRVKI
- a CDS encoding metal-sensing transcriptional repressor, with amino-acid sequence MKDSLHQHPSKPRSKAEIQATVNRLKRIEGQVRGIQKMIEEDRYCVDVLVQISAINAALKKVGYSITERHIKHCVSDAILSGDGDETIEELMEVMKQFSK
- a CDS encoding SOS response-associated peptidase, whose product is MCGRFTLDTSIEVLESELGIALTEIEPSYNIAPTQQVLSIVGTEEGRKGGYLQWGLVPSWAEDPKIGNKMINARSETVDEKPSFKRLLSRRRCLIVADSFYEWKRKEGDKQPYRITINDGRLFTFAGLWDRWKKGDQELVTCTILTTKPNNLMQSIHDRMPVILQGKDQDNWIDSTIVDKPFLKSLLVPLDSSLMKAYPVSKKVNNPINNDKTLIEPV
- a CDS encoding VLRF1 family aeRF1-type release factor produces the protein MNINKEIKKLENVYLEKPQRVFSMYLNTDPADPEQQGGKWKLHLKNGLNSFENYLQKDGDSDEQRNYCAVKEMVEKYMHENEQTLAKSVVIFATGDQSIWFAEKFQMPVETEFSWEETPKLDQIKEMLHQFPETGIILTQKESIKILDTELGNLKDTRLYELDLDTEDWREHTGPHRAQPSMGSGGKNTKQEQYEARFEANRFRWYKSIATTLDKLAKDKGWKKIIIVGHKEEAEDLSENMNKEIAKVVPKNMLEHEKKKVINEAVFS
- a CDS encoding PqqD family protein, whose amino-acid sequence is MTTIELNLESKVILQPLKIRKDKTHYIVEKEETGEFFEMPEICIEAIKKINNRESLATIEEQLIENYKEEEVDLLDFLQQLIDLGLVKEVDGKEIITYTKDQSTTGFTSISPTFAALLFNRLTIPLFIILIIANFGIFAFYTDLLPTYTDIFIFDSMVFNILTYMMLSLILIILHEFGHILAIRSFDLPANVQIGNRLFLVVAETDLTAAWKLPSKQRNRLFLGGMFIDQLILITVLIVKLSVSIDHFVINGILSLVVLDIFVKTIYQCCFYMKTDLYYLFENITGCYNLMENGKNHLAKWVPFIKVDNTTTIFEEEEKIVKLYGVFSFIGVLLTMCLFIIYFIPQTIYLMVNTLPHLMNPSGNPYFWDALVIVAQFVLIISLLIYSIRKKRKSASA
- a CDS encoding HD-GYP domain-containing protein, whose translation is MKTTHRYANLLHEEKRTTVWFLWLIYVIYFGFEIVYYFVLPSVPWQYESGADQSNLPYIKYIVVFALLPIVYYYLKKGKPSPIKYIFFVTVTFSEIILDTLIYYGSEQSYASGNIIELIMIMFSPIFVSKRFFYLVSLGTIFKYLIIGLILSDEIVVIPLVLVSVLSIVACILLYRFLGYVRAIQSSYDKQMEGIVKGVITTLELKDPYTRGHSERVADYAKSLAKATGKFNEEELKGFYYSCLLHDIGKIHIPDSILTKPGKLTDKEFEIIKTHPSVGAQAIAEVEGIAENINVIKHHHERWDGKGYPDGLKENQIDYLARVISIADAFDAITSSRSYRAALPIEKAYEIIINESGTQFDPDLITIFQKVFPKWVEYHNRYHELPDK
- a CDS encoding nucleoside deaminase, with translation MKEEFMKYALEIAYENIVNNNGGPFGAVIVKEGKVVGKGTNVVTTTNDPSAHAEICAIRDACQNLNDYQLTNCEIYTSCEPCPMCLGAIYWARPKAVYYFNTREEAAKVGFDDQYIYDQIALNVEERNLIMKKLDLSSDKLPFPLWEETTDKVEY
- a CDS encoding Bcr/CflA family efflux MFS transporter, producing MKGGIIIEQKLHNPTGKQRIGLAFLLAMLAMLGPFNIDMYLPSFPQIANDLDARASLVQLSLTACLLGLAFGQLVIGPISDAIGRRKPILIFISLFAFFSLVCALAPNIVILVLARFLQGFTASAGVVLSRAVVRDVFDGKALTKFFALLMVINATAPMIAPISGGAVLLLPFATWHTIFIFLFLLGIVMVTISAFKLPETLPEQNRRPGSITNSLKTMAYLLKDRSFIGYAIVVCFVQGGTFAYVAGTPFVYQELYHVSPQVFSILFGINGVAIIFGSFLVGRLSSHFSERSLLRTGVIMSLSANTILLLATVFHWPLYMLVIPLFIHLNAVGIILTSSFSLAMEKQKERAGTASALLGMLPLLMGAIVAPIVGLDETTAVPMGAVLFINSLIGAIIFFTLTKQKG